The DNA sequence TCTATCTTATTGACGAACTCTAATATAAACTTTATATAATCCTATGCTTCCCACTAGTTTTCAAAGAAGAAATCATAGGCTCTTTTTGCTATTGTCCTTGTTTCAAAAAAATCTACAGCACCTCCTACTCCGGCTCCAACAAATGGTACAGCCTTTCCTAAGTTTATTACTCCTTTAGAGCCAAACTTCGTTATAAACCTAAAACCGATCAGCTGATTAATCTTTGTTAGTGCTTTTCCCGGAACACTCTTTATCACATTTGTAGCTACTTTTGTACTAGCCTTTACACCTACCTGCTTTACCAACTGTGTAATAGGCACATTAATAAGGCAAGCCAATACAAGAGTCTCTGTCTGGTCACTGCTTGGCTCATATCCTGCCATATATGCAGTACATGCAATCATTCTCATTTGCATATAGAGTACTGTACTTACATTCACAGGCAATGTAAAAGGAAGACTTACAATACCTCCTATACCTGTAATGATCCCACTTGAAGTACACTTTATCACTTGATTTTTTAGCATCGCCTTGCAAGCTTCTTCCTTACTTTTATGCTTAATCATATAATCTTGTGCCATACTAACCACGCTAGTATTGCCAATTCCCACACCTTTTACAGCCTGTTTATACACTGTATCCAGCCACTTTGCTCCCTGTTCCTGTTTTACAATCTGATTTTCCATTGAAATCTCCTTTGCATTGCACTCTCTTATCACTTTTACTATATAATATACATTATAATGTACAATAAAAATACCCCCTAGCTTCCAAAGGAGGTTACACCTCCTTTTTCTCCATCCGGGCCTCCAGCAATACTTTTGCCAGTTGCATTGCCCCAAGCCCTAAGATGGCTATCGCTGCTGGCCATCCCTCTAACTTTATGTTGCTTGCTACATCTTTGTAGATGTCTTCGCTATTTCTTTCAATGATATCGTATTCCATAGTACCCTCCTTGACATAGGTCTTATCAGTTTATATTTATCAACTATATAGTGGCTTATGCCACTATAACTACTTCTTTGCCTGCTTGGCATTCGTTACCAGCTTTGCAAGCTCTAGTAGTACCAACCCTGCATAGGCAGCAGCCTTTGGTAGCCCTTCGAGCCTGTCATTTCTGACAAGGTCTTCCAAGAGGTTTTTGCCTGTTTTTACCAATTCATTCTTTTCCATAGTTTTCTCCTTTTCATTGTTTGGTTTATAACAACTTATTAAGTCTTGATACTGCATAGGTCTCTAGGCTATTAAAGCCTTGATAACCCACTTGATCGCTATTTTTATTATGACTCTCTTTGCAACACTAAAAACTATTTTATCCATGTAGAAAACCTCCATAAAAAATACTTTCACAGGCATTTACATACTATGTTTGCTCTCTTTCGCCCTTAGGCACAGACTGCTCTAGGCAGTCAGTACCTTTATTGCTACTTCCAGTAGCATATTTATAAGGGCCTTCTTCGCTGCTGCAGCTAAAATCTTTTTCATACGATACCTCCTATATACGAATCATTGGTTACTAAGTACTTAGTAAAGTAAACAAAATCTTGTTTGCCTTGCTATGTACATAGTTTAACTCATTATTATGTATTTTGAAATTATTGACTTCAATGTGACTTACGACCACCTTTATTGGTTTAAAATAAGGATTTTATCTATTTTTATCTTACTTTTATGACCACTATTAGAGATTTATTTAAGCTATATCCATATATTTTTTCTATAGAACTTTTCATAAAATAAATGTTATAATGAATTTAACAATAATTTTAAAACCCTATTGTTTGGGTAGATGGAGTGTTTATAATGAGCGATTCAGAGAAAGTTAATGTTTACCCTTCACCACATTTACGACAAATGTTAAACAATGATATTGAGCTTTTTGAGATATTTAAAAAGGATAGAGGCGAAAGTATTATGGAAATAAATACAAGTGGCTTTATGAATAAATTTCTTCTGGGATATTTCGAAAAGTATAAGCAAGAAATAGGTGAGTATACTGCTGATCTTGATGAACACCTAAAAAAAGCCGAATTAAAAGAATATGAAATTAATGAAATTAAAAATTTTCTTTTAAATAAGATTATATTTTTAGAAAAAAATGATAGTCCAATGAATAAATGTAGTTCTTCAAAAACTACAATACCCTTTAAAACTAATGATAATACCACTTCTATAATCCAAGAACTTAACTCCGGTGGTTTAAAGGGATGTAGTTTGTCAGAATATCTGTGTAGAATGCTAAAATTATACTTTAAAAAGCCATTG is a window from the Lachnoanaerobaculum umeaense genome containing:
- a CDS encoding EcsC family protein, which translates into the protein MENQIVKQEQGAKWLDTVYKQAVKGVGIGNTSVVSMAQDYMIKHKSKEEACKAMLKNQVIKCTSSGIITGIGGIVSLPFTLPVNVSTVLYMQMRMIACTAYMAGYEPSSDQTETLVLACLINVPITQLVKQVGVKASTKVATNVIKSVPGKALTKINQLIGFRFITKFGSKGVINLGKAVPFVGAGVGGAVDFFETRTIAKRAYDFFFEN